A single window of Flavobacterium aestivum DNA harbors:
- a CDS encoding Lrp/AsnC family transcriptional regulator, with protein sequence MSKFRLDEVDHQILDMLIDNTRVPFTDIAKKLLISAGTVHVRVKKMEDAGIIMGSSLVLDYDKLGYSFIAYVGVFLNNTSQTKFVLERINEIPYVTVASVTTGKFNIFCKIRAKDTKHAKDVIFMIDDIDGVYRTETMISLEESINDKKRLMHTIFKEM encoded by the coding sequence ATGAGTAAGTTCCGTTTAGATGAAGTAGATCACCAGATACTAGATATGTTGATTGACAACACAAGAGTTCCATTTACTGACATTGCCAAAAAATTATTAATTTCTGCAGGAACTGTCCACGTTAGAGTTAAGAAAATGGAGGATGCCGGTATAATTATGGGATCTTCATTGGTTCTTGATTATGATAAATTGGGGTATTCTTTTATCGCCTATGTAGGTGTTTTTCTTAATAACACTTCACAAACTAAATTCGTTTTAGAACGTATTAACGAAATTCCTTATGTAACTGTAGCTTCAGTAACTACAGGTAAATTTAATATTTTTTGCAAAATCAGAGCAAAAGATACTAAGCATGCTAAAGACGTAATCTTTATGATTGACGATATTGATGGAGTATACAGAACAGAAACTATGATTTCATTAGAAGAAAGCATCAACGATAAGAAGCGTTTGATGCACACTATCTTTAAAGAAATGTAA
- a CDS encoding phosphoenolpyruvate carboxylase, whose amino-acid sequence MYTLPKIERFNQDVLSKYHIYNSVFITLPFDSIDNTGVLLPIFTDVCDSGFKRLETPKEIVDFFSKKYMHSTSEKDKINLMFHFIQYIERQIVLFDAIEDAAFPIVNNMEGRGSLRDIKEKSDARDNKEELIEFLESFNVRTVLTAHPTQFYPGAVLGIINDLTEAIRKNDLQDIKQLLAQLGKTPFIQNEKPNPYDEAVSLIWYLENVFYNTSGEMVHYLQKNIFKGNSIQNPLIKLGFWPGGDRDGNPFVTTEITLKVAERLRTSILKCYYIEIRSLKRKLTFSGVDVLVAELEQKLYRSVFYSRGEIYITLEEFKTQLNKIKTIIIEQHQSLYLDKIDALLIRLNLFGFHFATLDIRQNSKIHDAVFNDIVTYHLKSGSDVFPANYFNLSEEEKFAVLSNAKGDLDLNDFDNEMTKSTLGSIQAIKTIQEKNGEFGANRYIISNNESALNVMETFALFRLSNWENATVDIIPLFESVDDLHNAHVIMEKLYTNPEYAKHLENRNNKQTIMLGFSDGTKDGGYLMANWSIYKAKESLTAISRKYGINAIFFDGRGGPPARGGGKTHKFYASLGPNIENNEIQITIQGQTISSNFGTLDSCRYNLENLLSAGVANQVFNKGQNELSANEKEILNQLADLGYNKYLSFKNHPKFIPYLEQMSTLKYYAKTNIGSRPSKRSKSETLDFADLRAIPFVGSWSQLKQNVPGFFGVGSALRHFEDTDQWDKVQSLYDESLFFKTLLENSMMSLAKSFFPLTAYMSKDPEFGAFWQIIYDEFLETKRLLLKIAGHTELMENYPDGKASIQIRERIVLPLLTIQQYALLRINELNKEKNPDLELVKVYEKIVTRSLFGNTNASRNSA is encoded by the coding sequence ATGTACACGCTGCCTAAAATCGAACGTTTCAACCAAGACGTTCTCTCTAAATACCATATTTACAACAGTGTATTTATTACGTTACCATTTGACTCCATTGATAATACAGGTGTTTTGTTGCCAATATTTACAGATGTTTGTGATAGCGGTTTCAAGAGACTAGAAACTCCAAAGGAAATAGTTGATTTCTTTTCTAAAAAGTACATGCACAGCACTTCAGAAAAGGATAAGATTAATTTAATGTTTCATTTTATCCAATATATCGAACGTCAGATAGTTTTATTTGATGCTATTGAAGATGCAGCTTTCCCTATTGTAAATAATATGGAAGGAAGAGGTTCTCTTCGTGATATAAAAGAAAAATCAGATGCCAGAGATAATAAAGAAGAGTTGATTGAGTTTTTAGAGAGTTTCAATGTTCGTACGGTTCTTACGGCACACCCAACACAATTTTACCCTGGAGCCGTCTTGGGTATTATCAATGATTTAACAGAGGCTATCAGGAAAAATGACCTTCAGGATATAAAACAATTGTTAGCGCAGTTAGGGAAAACTCCATTTATTCAAAATGAGAAACCAAATCCTTATGACGAAGCAGTAAGTTTAATATGGTACTTAGAAAATGTATTTTATAATACTTCCGGAGAAATGGTACATTATCTTCAGAAGAATATTTTCAAAGGGAATTCCATTCAAAATCCATTGATTAAACTTGGTTTTTGGCCAGGTGGTGATCGTGATGGAAATCCTTTTGTTACAACAGAAATCACATTAAAAGTTGCGGAGCGTCTTAGGACTTCAATTTTGAAATGTTATTATATCGAAATTAGAAGTCTAAAAAGAAAGCTAACATTCTCTGGAGTAGATGTTTTGGTTGCAGAACTTGAACAAAAACTATATCGTTCAGTTTTTTATTCTCGTGGTGAAATCTATATTACATTAGAAGAATTTAAAACGCAATTAAATAAAATTAAAACAATAATAATCGAGCAACATCAGTCTTTATATTTAGATAAAATTGACGCTTTGCTTATCCGTTTGAATTTATTTGGTTTTCATTTTGCCACTTTAGACATTCGTCAAAACAGTAAAATTCATGATGCCGTTTTTAATGATATTGTAACTTATCATTTAAAATCTGGTTCAGATGTTTTTCCTGCTAATTATTTTAATTTATCAGAAGAAGAAAAATTTGCAGTTTTATCGAATGCAAAAGGAGATTTGGATTTGAATGATTTTGATAATGAAATGACAAAATCTACACTAGGGTCTATTCAAGCCATTAAAACAATTCAAGAGAAAAATGGTGAATTTGGAGCCAATCGTTATATTATCAGTAACAACGAAAGCGCTCTGAATGTGATGGAAACTTTTGCATTATTCCGCTTGAGTAATTGGGAAAATGCTACTGTAGATATTATTCCGTTATTCGAATCCGTGGATGATTTACATAATGCCCATGTAATCATGGAAAAATTGTACACCAATCCTGAATATGCGAAACATTTAGAAAACAGAAATAATAAGCAAACTATAATGCTTGGTTTCTCTGATGGCACGAAAGATGGTGGTTATTTGATGGCGAATTGGAGTATTTATAAAGCAAAAGAATCGCTTACTGCCATTTCCAGAAAATATGGAATTAATGCAATTTTCTTTGATGGGCGTGGGGGACCTCCTGCTCGTGGTGGCGGAAAAACGCATAAATTTTATGCATCACTGGGTCCAAATATCGAAAATAACGAAATTCAAATTACAATTCAGGGACAAACGATTAGTTCTAATTTCGGAACCTTAGATTCTTGTCGTTATAATTTAGAAAATCTTTTGAGTGCTGGTGTAGCCAATCAGGTATTCAATAAAGGCCAAAATGAATTGTCTGCCAATGAAAAAGAAATTCTAAATCAATTAGCTGATTTAGGATATAATAAATATTTAAGTTTTAAGAATCATCCAAAATTCATTCCGTACTTAGAACAAATGAGTACTTTGAAATATTATGCGAAAACGAATATCGGAAGCCGTCCTTCAAAAAGAAGTAAATCCGAAACTTTAGATTTTGCAGATTTACGCGCAATACCTTTTGTGGGTTCTTGGAGTCAGCTAAAACAAAATGTACCGGGATTTTTTGGAGTGGGTTCTGCTTTGAGGCACTTTGAAGATACGGATCAATGGGATAAAGTTCAGTCATTATATGATGAATCATTATTTTTCAAAACGCTTTTGGAAAACAGTATGATGTCATTGGCAAAATCATTTTTCCCACTGACAGCTTACATGAGTAAGGATCCTGAATTTGGAGCTTTTTGGCAAATTATTTATGATGAGTTTTTGGAAACCAAAAGATTATTATTAAAAATTGCTGGTCACACTGAATTAATGGAGAACTATCCTGATGGTAAAGCATCTATTCAGATAAGAGAGCGTATTGTATTGCCTTTGTTGACAATACAACAATATGCACTGTTAAGAATTAACGAATTAAACAAAGAAAAAAATCCTGATTTGGAGCTGGTAAAAGTATATGAAAAAATCGTAACACGATCTCTTTTCGGAAATACTAATGCCAGTAGAAATTCAGCTTAG
- a CDS encoding DinB family protein, translating to MNSNQLPVNEYSGHFATYIQAASNVELIEELEISLHDFIKFVQNIPLDKFDYRYAEGKWTIKDIIQHIIDTERIFSYRALRISRNDKTPLPGFEENDYVDNTNANGRSIQDLLTEFSAVRQSTLLLYKSLSDEQLKRLGIASNNEISVRALGFVTIGHQKHHQKIFQERYL from the coding sequence ATGAACTCAAACCAATTACCCGTAAATGAATATTCAGGTCATTTTGCGACTTACATTCAAGCTGCTTCAAATGTTGAATTAATTGAAGAATTAGAAATCTCTTTACACGATTTCATCAAATTTGTTCAAAATATTCCTTTAGACAAATTTGATTATCGATATGCCGAAGGAAAATGGACTATAAAAGATATTATTCAGCATATTATTGATACAGAAAGAATTTTCAGTTACCGAGCGTTGAGAATTTCCAGAAATGACAAAACTCCTTTACCAGGTTTTGAAGAAAATGATTATGTAGATAACACTAATGCTAACGGAAGAAGTATTCAAGATTTGTTAACTGAATTTTCTGCAGTAAGACAATCAACTTTATTGCTGTATAAAAGTTTATCTGATGAACAGTTAAAAAGATTAGGAATTGCTTCTAATAATGAAATTTCGGTTCGTGCTTTAGGTTTTGTTACTATCGGTCATCAAAAGCACCATCAAAAAATTTTCCAAGAAAGATATTTATAG
- a CDS encoding DNA-deoxyinosine glycosylase: MTIYSFPYFINSNTEVLILGTMPGSVSLTKQEYYANPRNHFWKIMYALFDTSPIAEVFEEKVQFLLSNKIGLWDVLENCERKGSLDIHIKNQKENDFESLFREFPSITKIIFNGKQSHAFFYKRFGQIEGITYYVMPSTSPANTMTFENKLKIWSACFK; encoded by the coding sequence ATGACGATATATTCATTTCCTTACTTTATAAATTCAAATACCGAAGTATTGATTTTGGGAACTATGCCTGGTTCAGTATCACTTACCAAACAGGAATATTATGCAAACCCGAGAAATCATTTTTGGAAAATTATGTATGCCCTATTTGATACATCACCAATTGCTGAAGTTTTTGAAGAAAAAGTTCAATTCCTTTTATCCAATAAAATTGGTCTATGGGATGTTTTAGAAAATTGTGAAAGAAAAGGAAGTTTGGACATCCATATCAAGAATCAAAAAGAAAATGATTTTGAATCCTTATTCAGAGAATTTCCGTCTATTACCAAAATTATATTTAATGGTAAACAGAGCCATGCCTTTTTTTATAAAAGATTTGGACAGATTGAAGGCATCACGTATTATGTAATGCCTTCGACTAGTCCTGCTAATACTATGACTTTTGAGAATAAATTGAAAATTTGGTCAGCTTGTTTCAAATAA
- the recQ gene encoding DNA helicase RecQ, which translates to MTTEILHAKLKENFGFEKFRPNQEDIINCILAGQDTLAIMPTGGGKSICFQLPALVLSGITIVISPLIALMKDQVDSLKANGIPACYINSSQSDEEQQLHIQNLIENKVKLVYVAPESLSYLENAFSQITVSLIAIDEAHCISAWGHDFRPAYTNLGYLKNRFPSTPILALTATADKATRTDISDQLNLVNPKTFVASFDRKNLSLEVRPALDRVKQIIDFIKDKPNECGIVYCLSRKTTEELAEKLQKIGIKAKAYHAGLDNKVRSKTQDEFINDDCQVVCATIAFGMGIDKSNVRWVIHYNLPKNIEGYYQEIGRAGRDGLPSETVLFESYGDVVQLQKFASVGLNAEVQLAKLERMKQYADALSCRRKILLSYFGELITENCGNCDICKNPPAFFDGTIIAQKALSAVIRLQESEALPVIVDFLRGSKNASIYDKGYQNLKTYNVGSDISWHDWNQYIIQLTNLGYCEIAFHQQNKIKLTSLAKKVLFEGEKVQLTTVPKFNAEKSEVSQVRSKTTTNSLFEILRKLRAELAKEEEVPAYVIFNDATLKQMEIQRPMSDEEFIAIDGVGKAKLEKYGDSFIKAIIEFQKNKVVRKKKEGSTYKETLELFQSGLTVEEIAAKRKLGVTTITSHLAKLYVDGHPIDLSVYITEAEISKIAEAKIKLESPNALKPYFEYFEEQIAYDKIRIGLALIEKENATL; encoded by the coding sequence ATGACCACCGAAATTCTACATGCCAAACTAAAAGAAAATTTTGGGTTTGAAAAATTTAGACCCAATCAGGAAGATATTATAAATTGTATACTTGCTGGGCAAGACACCTTGGCCATCATGCCAACTGGAGGAGGAAAATCAATATGTTTTCAGCTTCCGGCATTAGTCTTATCAGGAATAACAATTGTGATTTCGCCACTAATCGCTTTGATGAAAGATCAGGTTGATAGCTTAAAAGCCAACGGAATTCCCGCTTGTTATATCAATAGCTCCCAATCTGATGAGGAGCAACAATTGCACATTCAGAACTTAATAGAAAATAAAGTCAAACTTGTTTATGTAGCTCCGGAGAGTTTGTCCTATCTTGAAAATGCTTTTAGTCAAATAACTGTTAGCCTGATTGCTATTGATGAAGCACATTGTATTTCGGCTTGGGGGCATGATTTTAGACCGGCATATACGAATTTGGGATATCTAAAAAATCGCTTCCCCTCTACTCCAATCTTAGCTTTGACAGCAACTGCCGACAAAGCAACACGTACAGACATAAGTGATCAATTGAATTTGGTAAATCCTAAAACATTTGTTGCTTCATTTGACAGGAAAAATTTGAGCCTGGAAGTAAGACCGGCTTTAGACCGAGTAAAACAAATAATTGATTTTATAAAAGATAAACCCAATGAGTGTGGAATAGTTTATTGTTTAAGTCGTAAAACAACTGAAGAGCTAGCAGAAAAATTGCAAAAAATCGGAATAAAAGCAAAAGCCTATCATGCTGGTCTAGACAATAAAGTTAGATCGAAAACGCAAGATGAATTTATAAATGATGATTGTCAGGTAGTTTGCGCCACGATTGCTTTTGGGATGGGAATCGATAAATCGAATGTACGCTGGGTAATTCATTATAATTTGCCTAAAAACATAGAAGGCTATTATCAAGAAATTGGTCGTGCCGGTCGTGATGGTTTACCATCAGAAACGGTTTTGTTCGAAAGTTATGGTGATGTTGTTCAATTGCAAAAATTTGCATCTGTAGGTTTGAATGCCGAGGTACAACTGGCTAAACTGGAAAGAATGAAACAATATGCTGATGCCTTAAGTTGTCGCAGAAAAATTTTGCTTTCCTATTTTGGAGAATTGATTACTGAAAATTGTGGCAATTGTGATATTTGCAAAAATCCACCCGCTTTTTTTGATGGAACAATCATTGCCCAAAAAGCCCTATCAGCTGTGATTCGTTTACAGGAATCTGAGGCACTGCCAGTAATTGTTGATTTTTTGAGAGGCTCAAAAAATGCTTCAATTTATGACAAAGGGTATCAAAATTTAAAAACGTATAATGTAGGGTCAGATATATCTTGGCATGATTGGAATCAGTATATCATTCAACTAACTAATTTGGGATACTGTGAGATTGCTTTTCACCAGCAAAACAAAATTAAATTAACCTCTTTAGCAAAAAAAGTATTATTTGAAGGTGAAAAAGTTCAATTAACGACCGTGCCAAAATTTAATGCTGAAAAATCAGAAGTAAGTCAAGTAAGAAGTAAAACCACAACTAATTCCCTTTTTGAAATTCTTAGAAAGCTTAGAGCAGAATTAGCAAAAGAAGAAGAAGTTCCTGCTTATGTCATTTTTAATGATGCGACTTTGAAACAAATGGAAATTCAAAGACCGATGAGTGATGAAGAGTTCATCGCGATTGATGGTGTTGGAAAAGCTAAACTTGAAAAATACGGCGATTCATTTATCAAGGCAATTATAGAGTTTCAAAAAAATAAAGTAGTTCGGAAGAAAAAAGAAGGAAGTACTTATAAAGAAACTTTAGAATTATTTCAAAGCGGACTAACTGTTGAAGAAATAGCCGCAAAAAGAAAATTGGGAGTGACAACTATAACTTCACATTTGGCGAAACTATATGTTGATGGACATCCGATTGACTTGAGTGTCTATATTACTGAAGCAGAAATTTCAAAAATTGCCGAAGCCAAAATTAAATTAGAATCACCTAATGCGTTAAAACCCTATTTTGAATATTTTGAAGAACAGATTGCTTATGATAAAATCAGAATTGGTTTAGCTTTGATTGAAAAAGAAAATGCAACACTTTAA
- a CDS encoding DNA primase encodes MKRVIVDYAKLTNEILNLLIEKFPDGYDDSDIIRFRNAKNELIEAVEVRTEDTIYLVKVSTKLADRIGNYDDDDEIDDVVEPISGLELDVDDADDDDDDDDNLDKPDVDGDDDDDDDDSDKSDIADDDDEDDED; translated from the coding sequence ATGAAAAGAGTAATAGTTGATTACGCAAAACTGACCAACGAAATTTTAAATCTTTTGATCGAAAAATTTCCTGATGGTTATGATGATTCAGATATCATACGATTTAGAAATGCCAAAAACGAATTAATCGAAGCTGTTGAAGTTAGAACAGAAGACACCATATATTTAGTAAAAGTAAGTACAAAACTAGCTGATAGAATTGGAAATTACGATGATGATGATGAAATTGATGATGTAGTTGAACCAATAAGCGGTCTTGAACTAGATGTTGATGATGCTGACGACGATGACGACGATGACGATAATCTAGACAAACCAGATGTTGATGGTGACGATGATGACGATGATGATGATTCTGATAAAAGTGACATTGCTGATGACGATGACGAAGATGATGAAGACTAA
- a CDS encoding deoxyhypusine synthase family protein, whose protein sequence is MSKGPISQFIEKHYLHFNSASLVDAAKAYEQQLANGAKMMVTMAGAMSTAEIGKIFAEIIRQDKVQIISCTGANLEEDIMNLVAHSHYERVPNYRDLTPQDEWDLLERGLNRVTDTCIPEHEAFRRLQKHIYKIWKDADDNGERYFPHEFMYKMLLSGVLEEYYEIDLKDSWMYAAAEKNLPIIVPGWEDSTMGNIFASYVIKGELKASTMKSGIEYMTFLSDWYTKNSSNGVGFFQIGGGIAGDFPICVVPMLYQDMEMHDVPFWSYFCQISDSTTSYGSYSGAVPNEKITWGKLDINTPKFIIESDATIVAPLIFAYLLDL, encoded by the coding sequence ATGAGTAAAGGACCAATCAGTCAGTTTATTGAGAAGCATTATCTGCATTTCAATTCTGCATCTTTAGTTGACGCTGCAAAAGCATATGAACAGCAATTAGCCAATGGTGCAAAAATGATGGTAACTATGGCTGGTGCTATGAGTACCGCCGAAATTGGAAAGATTTTTGCCGAAATAATTCGCCAAGATAAAGTTCAGATTATTTCTTGTACAGGAGCCAATCTTGAAGAAGATATAATGAATTTAGTAGCACATTCACATTACGAAAGAGTTCCAAATTACAGAGATTTGACTCCACAAGACGAATGGGATTTGTTAGAAAGAGGTTTAAACAGAGTAACAGATACTTGTATACCGGAGCACGAAGCATTTCGTCGTCTTCAAAAACACATTTACAAAATTTGGAAAGATGCTGATGATAATGGAGAAAGATATTTCCCTCATGAGTTCATGTATAAAATGCTACTTTCAGGTGTGTTAGAAGAATATTATGAAATTGACTTAAAAGATAGCTGGATGTATGCTGCTGCTGAGAAAAATTTACCTATTATTGTACCAGGATGGGAAGATAGTACTATGGGTAATATTTTTGCATCTTATGTTATAAAAGGAGAATTGAAAGCTTCTACCATGAAATCAGGTATAGAATACATGACTTTCTTGTCTGATTGGTATACGAAAAATAGTTCTAATGGTGTTGGATTCTTCCAAATTGGTGGTGGTATTGCTGGAGATTTCCCAATATGCGTTGTACCAATGTTGTATCAAGATATGGAAATGCATGATGTTCCGTTCTGGAGTTATTTCTGCCAAATTTCAGATTCAACAACCAGTTATGGTTCATATTCAGGAGCTGTTCCTAATGAAAAAATTACTTGGGGTAAATTAGATATAAATACACCAAAGTTCATTATTGAGTCTGACGCTACAATTGTAGCTCCATTAATTTTCGCTTATTTGTTAGATTTATAA
- a CDS encoding arginine decarboxylase, producing the protein MNTKYSDLINQTYYFPQEEFKLNKDNLQFHNIDLMKLVETYGTPLKFTYLPQISNNINKAKGWFRKSMEKNKYEAKYYYCYCTKSSHFEYIMNEAFKNNIHIETSSAFDINIVENLLEKGKINKSTYIICNGFKRDQYIDNIARLINNGHKNTIPIIDNYEELDLLQGQIKGKFKIGIRIAAEEEPKFEFYTSRLGIGYKNIVPFYKKEIKENKKLELKMLHFFINTGINDNAYYWNELVKCIKVYVALKKECPTLDGLNIGGGFPIKNSLAFEYDYQYMIDEIINQIKIACDEAEVDVPNIFTEFGSFTVGESGGAIYQVLYQKQQNDREKWNMIDSSFITTLPDTWAINKRFIMLAINRWNDTYERVLLGGMTCDSDDYYNSEQNMNAIYLPKYNKEKPLYLGFFNTGAYQETIGGYGGLHHCLIPQPKHILIDRDENGILATEVFSEQQTAEDVLKILGYNK; encoded by the coding sequence ATGAATACAAAATATTCTGATTTAATAAATCAAACTTACTACTTTCCACAAGAGGAATTTAAATTAAACAAAGACAATCTTCAGTTTCACAATATAGATTTGATGAAATTGGTAGAAACTTACGGAACACCTTTAAAATTTACCTATTTACCTCAAATTTCAAATAACATCAACAAAGCCAAAGGATGGTTTCGTAAATCGATGGAAAAGAATAAATATGAGGCTAAATACTACTACTGTTATTGCACAAAAAGCTCTCATTTTGAATACATTATGAATGAAGCTTTCAAGAATAACATTCATATTGAAACTTCTTCAGCTTTTGACATTAATATTGTTGAAAATTTATTAGAAAAAGGTAAAATTAATAAGAGTACCTATATTATCTGTAATGGTTTCAAAAGAGATCAATACATTGACAATATTGCGAGATTAATAAACAATGGCCATAAAAACACCATTCCTATTATTGATAATTATGAGGAATTGGATTTGTTGCAAGGGCAAATCAAAGGAAAATTCAAAATCGGGATTCGAATTGCTGCCGAAGAAGAACCTAAATTTGAATTTTATACTTCAAGATTAGGAATTGGATACAAAAACATTGTACCTTTTTATAAAAAAGAAATAAAAGAGAATAAAAAACTGGAACTGAAAATGTTGCACTTTTTTATTAATACCGGAATCAATGACAATGCTTATTACTGGAATGAGCTTGTAAAATGTATCAAGGTATATGTTGCTTTGAAAAAAGAGTGCCCTACCCTTGATGGATTGAATATTGGTGGAGGCTTCCCTATCAAGAATTCATTGGCATTTGAATACGATTACCAATACATGATTGATGAAATTATCAATCAGATTAAAATTGCCTGCGACGAAGCCGAAGTTGATGTGCCTAATATCTTTACAGAATTTGGTTCATTTACAGTTGGAGAAAGTGGAGGTGCGATCTATCAGGTGTTGTATCAAAAACAACAAAATGACAGAGAAAAATGGAATATGATCGATTCATCTTTCATAACCACATTGCCAGACACTTGGGCTATAAACAAGCGTTTCATCATGTTGGCAATCAATAGATGGAATGATACTTATGAAAGGGTTTTATTAGGCGGAATGACTTGTGATAGTGATGATTATTACAATTCAGAGCAAAATATGAATGCTATTTACCTGCCTAAATACAATAAAGAAAAGCCATTATATCTTGGTTTTTTCAATACAGGAGCTTATCAGGAAACTATAGGCGGATATGGAGGTTTACATCACTGTTTGATACCACAGCCCAAGCATATTTTAATTGACAGAGACGAAAATGGCATACTTGCCACCGAAGTATTCTCAGAACAACAAACCGCTGAGGATGTACTAAAAATATTAGGTTATAATAAATAA
- the aroB gene encoding 3-dehydroquinate synthase, with protein MQSIQANNYPVHFNETAYKKLNQHLQENKYSNLFIIVDSNTNDHCLPKFLPLLETDLAIEIIEFEAGEPNKNIETCIQIWNVLTELGADRKTLIINIGGGVVTDLGGFVASTFKRGVDFIHIPTTLLSMVDASVGGKNGVDLGNLKNQIGVINTPEMVLIDTNYLQTVPQNEMRSGLAEMLKHGLIYDKAYWELFLDLGSIDFEKLDTLIYRSVEIKNEIVMQDPTEKNIRKSLNFGHTLGHAIESYFLENENKTTLLHGEAIAIGMILESYISLHKNLITNAEYDQIKTTLKSIYDDVVFDESDIDPILELLIHDKKNEYGTIQFALIEGIGKIKINQSVENELILKAFEDYKS; from the coding sequence ATGCAATCTATACAAGCCAATAATTATCCTGTTCATTTTAATGAAACAGCATATAAAAAACTAAACCAACACTTACAAGAAAATAAATATTCTAACCTATTTATTATAGTAGACAGTAATACAAATGATCATTGTTTGCCAAAGTTTTTGCCTCTATTGGAGACAGATCTTGCTATAGAAATAATAGAGTTTGAAGCAGGTGAACCTAATAAGAATATAGAAACTTGTATTCAGATTTGGAACGTTCTTACTGAGCTTGGTGCTGATAGAAAAACATTGATTATTAATATTGGTGGTGGTGTTGTGACAGACTTGGGAGGTTTTGTGGCATCTACTTTCAAAAGAGGTGTAGATTTTATACATATCCCTACTACCCTATTATCAATGGTGGATGCATCCGTTGGTGGTAAAAATGGAGTGGATTTAGGTAATTTAAAAAATCAAATAGGTGTTATCAATACTCCAGAAATGGTTTTGATTGATACTAACTATCTGCAAACAGTTCCCCAAAATGAAATGCGTTCTGGTCTTGCCGAAATGCTGAAACATGGCTTAATCTATGATAAAGCATACTGGGAATTATTCCTGGATCTTGGATCGATTGATTTTGAAAAACTCGATACGCTTATTTATCGTTCTGTTGAAATCAAGAATGAAATTGTAATGCAAGATCCAACGGAGAAAAACATTAGAAAATCATTGAATTTTGGTCATACTTTAGGACATGCAATAGAAAGTTATTTTTTAGAAAATGAAAACAAGACTACTTTATTACATGGAGAGGCTATTGCAATTGGAATGATTTTAGAAAGTTATATTTCATTGCATAAAAATTTAATTACCAATGCTGAATACGATCAAATAAAAACAACTCTAAAATCAATTTACGATGATGTTGTTTTTGATGAAAGTGATATTGATCCTATACTGGAATTGCTTATTCATGACAAAAAAAATGAATACGGAACGATTCAATTTGCATTGATTGAAGGCATCGGAAAAATTAAAATTAATCAATCTGTTGAAAACGAATTAATTCTAAAGGCTTTCGAGGATTACAAATCTTAG